In Deltaproteobacteria bacterium, one genomic interval encodes:
- a CDS encoding SDR family NAD(P)-dependent oxidoreductase produces the protein MSGFTGKVAIITGGASGIGRALGEELAGRGARVVLADRNGAQAQAVAGAITAGGGAAQAATVDVCDAGAVLTLVTQTATAYGQLDYLFNNAGIALAGRTRDMTVADWNRLIDVNVRGVVHGVMAAYPLMITQGFGHIVNTASVAGLAPAPGFTAYAATKHAVVGLSTSLRSEAARHGVRVSAVCPGFIDTPIKDTMPLLNVDRAAVLKSLPVKLHSPVACARAILRGVERNQAIIVVTAFAKLGWLLYRLSPALITRLLELGVRRSPLLAD, from the coding sequence ATGAGCGGGTTTACCGGCAAAGTCGCGATCATCACCGGTGGAGCGTCAGGCATCGGCCGCGCCCTGGGCGAGGAGTTGGCCGGCCGCGGCGCACGCGTGGTGCTAGCCGACCGCAACGGCGCGCAAGCGCAAGCGGTGGCCGGCGCCATCACCGCCGGCGGCGGCGCAGCGCAGGCGGCCACCGTTGATGTCTGCGATGCCGGCGCGGTCCTCACGCTGGTCACGCAAACCGCCACTGCATACGGGCAATTGGACTACTTGTTCAACAACGCGGGTATCGCCCTCGCCGGCCGCACTCGCGACATGACGGTGGCGGACTGGAACCGGCTGATCGACGTCAACGTGCGCGGCGTGGTGCACGGGGTCATGGCGGCTTATCCGCTGATGATTACGCAAGGCTTTGGCCACATCGTGAACACCGCTTCCGTCGCCGGTCTGGCGCCGGCGCCCGGTTTCACCGCTTACGCCGCCACCAAGCACGCGGTCGTGGGCCTGTCGACCTCCCTGCGCAGCGAAGCTGCCCGGCACGGCGTGCGCGTGAGCGCCGTATGTCCGGGGTTCATCGACACCCCGATCAAAGACACCATGCCGCTGCTCAACGTCGATCGTGCGGCCGTGCTCAAGAGCCTCCCGGTCAAGCTGCATTCGCCGGTGGCCTGCGCCCGCGCCATCCTGCGCGGAGTGGAGCGCAACCAAGCCATCATCGTCGTCACCGCTTTTGCCAAACTTGGGTGGCTGCTCTACCGGCTGTCGCCGGCACTGATAACGCGGCTGTTGGAGTTGGGCGTGCGGCGAAGCCCGCTGCTGGCCGACTGA
- a CDS encoding SDR family oxidoreductase, whose amino-acid sequence MTMRFKDRVVYVTGAASGIGRATAELFAAEGAKVFAVDVNQEGVRETLAAIRAAGGRAEGGLCNVADLNSVKASIADALKAFGALNVLVNAAGVGRSLRFEELDETEWQRVIGVNLNGPFYTMRVAIEHLLKQPGGSIVNVASIAGLRGQAYNSHYCASKAGVLNLTRAVAVEFATRGLRANCVCPGGVNTPIVHNFVPRPDFETQLILYYCPPSPTQMGEPIDIARTIAFLASDEARMVNGAALVADFGTVA is encoded by the coding sequence ATGACCATGCGCTTCAAGGATCGAGTTGTGTACGTGACCGGGGCGGCCTCGGGTATCGGCCGCGCCACCGCCGAGTTGTTTGCGGCCGAAGGGGCCAAGGTGTTCGCCGTCGACGTGAACCAAGAGGGCGTGCGCGAGACTCTCGCTGCCATCCGCGCGGCGGGGGGCCGCGCCGAAGGCGGCCTGTGTAATGTGGCCGACCTCAACTCGGTCAAGGCCTCGATCGCGGATGCGCTCAAGGCATTCGGCGCGCTCAACGTGCTGGTAAACGCCGCCGGCGTCGGCCGCTCGCTGCGCTTCGAGGAACTCGACGAAACCGAGTGGCAGCGGGTGATCGGCGTGAACCTCAACGGGCCCTTCTACACCATGCGCGTGGCCATCGAACACTTGCTGAAGCAGCCGGGCGGTAGCATCGTCAACGTCGCCTCGATCGCCGGCTTGCGCGGCCAGGCCTACAACTCCCATTACTGCGCCTCGAAGGCGGGCGTGCTCAATCTGACCCGGGCGGTCGCGGTCGAGTTCGCCACCCGCGGCTTGCGCGCCAACTGCGTCTGTCCGGGCGGGGTGAACACGCCCATCGTCCACAACTTTGTGCCGCGGCCGGATTTCGAGACCCAACTCATTCTGTACTACTGCCCGCCGAGTCCGACGCAGATGGGTGAGCCGATCGACATCGCGCGCACCATCGCCTTCTTGGCCTCGGACGAGGCCCGCATGGTCAACGGTGCCGCACTGGTTGCGGACTTCGGGACGGTGGCATAA